The following are encoded together in the Adhaeribacter arboris genome:
- a CDS encoding ScyD/ScyE family protein, which yields MHRKITFLFSLFLLLGATGCEEFYDIVDELKPRPPKSKAFATGLTAPLGVESDAQGQLWVTEAGTGQKNDGQLSFITAQGEVHPVVQGFTSVASPEGAIFGLNHLLLKDNILYMLHGVEGKLYKLNISTYQPGDKPLKASDLEYEDIGAFVKEYFNTEETDIFNLTVGPEGDLYIVDAAANAVIRRDAETKELSVFAAIPPIDNPGGEPDQVQAVPTGIIFDGEKFLVCTFTGFPYPAKKATIYQIDLAGNTSVYQTDLSILTDMELGVDGKPVVLEYGTWTGETFIPNSGRLVLSTSHKNISLLNNLNFPNSIEKSGPKTFYIAQTFDGEIRKVTF from the coding sequence ATGCACCGTAAAATTACTTTTCTCTTTTCTTTATTTCTGTTATTAGGCGCTACTGGTTGCGAAGAATTCTACGACATTGTGGATGAACTCAAACCCCGCCCGCCAAAGTCGAAAGCGTTTGCTACGGGTTTAACGGCTCCTTTAGGCGTAGAGAGCGATGCGCAGGGGCAATTGTGGGTTACTGAAGCCGGCACTGGCCAAAAAAACGATGGACAACTTTCTTTTATTACCGCCCAGGGAGAAGTGCATCCCGTAGTTCAAGGTTTTACTTCGGTTGCTAGTCCCGAAGGAGCAATTTTTGGCCTTAATCATCTTCTGCTGAAAGATAACATTTTGTACATGCTGCATGGGGTAGAAGGCAAGCTCTACAAACTAAATATTTCTACTTATCAACCCGGGGATAAGCCTTTAAAAGCTTCCGACCTGGAGTACGAAGACATTGGTGCTTTTGTAAAAGAATATTTTAACACCGAAGAAACGGATATTTTTAATCTGACGGTTGGCCCGGAAGGAGATTTGTATATCGTAGATGCAGCCGCGAACGCCGTTATCCGGCGGGATGCCGAAACTAAAGAATTAAGCGTGTTTGCCGCTATTCCCCCCATCGACAATCCGGGCGGAGAACCAGACCAGGTACAGGCAGTACCCACCGGAATTATTTTCGACGGGGAAAAATTCCTGGTTTGTACCTTTACGGGCTTTCCTTATCCGGCCAAAAAAGCTACTATTTATCAAATTGATTTAGCCGGAAATACCTCCGTTTACCAAACCGATTTATCTATTTTAACCGACATGGAGCTAGGGGTAGATGGGAAACCAGTGGTGTTAGAATATGGTACCTGGACCGGAGAAACATTTATTCCTAATTCCGGCCGTCTAGTATTATCTACCTCTCACAAGAATATTTCATTATTAAATAATCTAAATTTTCCGAACTCCATTGAAAAAAGCGGCCCAAAAACTTTTTACATCGCTCAAACATTTGATGGAGAAATAAGAAAAGTCACTTTCTAA